The following are encoded in a window of Limibacter armeniacum genomic DNA:
- a CDS encoding flavodoxin family protein: MKIFVVYHSQYGHTEKVAKSVADGAKKGGADVTLLTAKEAIDQLDSLDGADAIIFGSPTYMGSVSAGLKEFLEAASKKWQSQAWKDKIAAGFTNSGSQSGDKLNTLGDIYLFAMQQSMIWTSMGILPGNNSSGGSVDDLNRIGAYSGLMTQSNVDEGPDKAPLDSDLKTAEFLGERVAQVTKRWINGK, translated from the coding sequence ATGAAAATTTTTGTTGTGTATCACAGCCAATATGGGCATACCGAAAAAGTTGCCAAATCAGTTGCGGATGGTGCTAAAAAAGGAGGTGCAGATGTTACGTTACTGACAGCCAAAGAAGCAATTGATCAGTTAGACAGTCTGGACGGAGCTGACGCTATTATTTTTGGGTCTCCTACTTATATGGGCAGTGTCTCGGCAGGGTTAAAGGAGTTTTTGGAAGCTGCATCCAAAAAATGGCAGAGCCAGGCATGGAAAGACAAGATTGCGGCAGGTTTTACCAATTCAGGTTCACAGAGTGGGGACAAGCTAAATACATTGGGAGATATTTACCTTTTTGCCATGCAGCAGAGTATGATCTGGACAAGTATGGGCATACTGCCTGGCAATAACTCCTCAGGAGGAAGTGTAGATGATTTGAATAGGATAGGAGCCTACTCAGGTTTAATGACACAGTCGAATGTAGATGAAGGACCTGATAAAGCACCTTTGGACAGTGATCTTAAAACTGCTGAGTTTTTAGGGGAGAGAGTAGCTCAGGTTACAAAAAGGTGGATTAACGGAAAATAA
- a CDS encoding ion channel — translation MAKEVKDPGLGVKYYQKARRIINKDGSFNVHRIGVESRGKAMYHWLLTTSWTNFLVMLIGLLLGINVVFAVVYFLIGVEHISGAVPLGGTKDFATTFFFSVQTFTTVGYGALSPEGMLTSMVASLEALTGLMISAMATGLLFARFSKPSANILYSESLLITPYRGSSTPSLQFRIANKRKNTLMEMEAIVIFAIEQKEEDGLFHRHYYELTLEIDKIHFFPLSWTIVHVIDADSPLYGVTKEEMLENEAEVLILTKGYDDSYGEVLHSRHSYYVSEFVWDKRFKRAYRVNKEGNFVMDLKDLHATEPIFE, via the coding sequence ATGGCAAAGGAAGTGAAAGACCCGGGGTTAGGTGTAAAATATTATCAGAAAGCCCGCAGGATTATCAATAAGGATGGAAGTTTTAATGTACACCGTATAGGGGTTGAATCTAGAGGCAAAGCCATGTACCATTGGCTGCTGACCACTTCGTGGACTAATTTTTTGGTAATGCTGATTGGTTTACTGTTAGGAATCAATGTTGTATTTGCTGTTGTTTATTTCCTGATAGGAGTTGAGCATATTTCAGGAGCAGTACCATTGGGAGGTACGAAAGACTTTGCTACTACCTTTTTCTTTAGTGTTCAAACTTTTACAACAGTAGGGTATGGGGCATTATCTCCAGAAGGAATGCTAACGAGTATGGTTGCCAGCTTGGAAGCACTTACAGGCTTGATGATCTCGGCTATGGCAACAGGTTTGCTATTTGCCCGATTCTCCAAGCCATCGGCCAATATTCTTTACAGTGAAAGCTTATTGATCACCCCTTATCGAGGTAGTTCCACGCCAAGTTTACAATTCAGAATTGCGAATAAGCGAAAAAATACCCTGATGGAGATGGAGGCGATCGTCATTTTTGCGATTGAACAAAAGGAAGAAGATGGTTTGTTTCACCGACATTATTACGAATTAACGTTAGAGATTGACAAGATTCACTTCTTTCCGCTAAGCTGGACGATTGTACATGTTATTGATGCGGATAGTCCATTGTATGGTGTGACCAAAGAAGAGATGCTTGAGAATGAGGCAGAAGTGTTAATCTTGACAAAAGGTTACGACGATAGTTATGGAGAAGTATTGCATTCAAGACATTCTTATTATGTATCAGAATTCGTTTGGGACAAGCGTTTCAAACGTGCTTATAGGGTAAACAAGGAAGGGAATTTTGTGATGGACTTGAAAGACCTGCATGCAACTGAGCCAATCTTCGAGTAA